The Sesamum indicum cultivar Zhongzhi No. 13 linkage group LG1, S_indicum_v1.0, whole genome shotgun sequence genome includes a window with the following:
- the LOC105165919 gene encoding endoribonuclease Dicer homolog 3a isoform X2 produces the protein MGSAEKAKPNPLKRSFESLISSQSEPMDSEVSFIPRDYQLKVYEVAMRRNTIAVLETGAGKTMIAVMMIKEIGKSLKNDNGGKKLIVFLAPTVHLVHQQYKEIKSRTELDVEEYYGARGVDEWSAKNWEKEINEHDVLVMTPQILLDALRKAYLSFTVCCFLILDECHRATGNHPYARIMKEFYHISTERPKIFGMTASPVIRKGVSCAIDSEEQIRELETLLDSQVYTVEDSIGLGECIPSATITCRFYDPIQPPNLEMKVKLESSFSKFDAILLDFQKLLPSQYKDTDDIYKLLRDRLANDHSKILFCLENLGLLCAYEAVKVCLENTPKIQEECQVYKESVGQYENFLREVMSIMEGPDEQKKLLDGVRGGSDALATGQISSKLHELLEIFRSFGKETEVLCIIFVERIIAAKVIERLMKKTTDLSHFNVSYLTGSNSSAGGLTPKVQTEILKSFRHGKVNLLFSTDVVEEGIHVAKCSSVIRFDLPQTVRSYVQSRGRARQKDSQYIIMLERGNTKQIDHMSYITRSENYMKNTTMKRDPDDLVVKAPVTNEELAYVSESTGASVTASSSLSLIQRYCQKLPGDKYFIPKPKFEQLVEGSLYRCKLILPLNAAFQTIIGPEARNFHVAKQLVCLDACKKLHVMGALNDHLLPSNEDSSQNDSTSNIKVLASGAGTTKRKELHGSISIRMLSGTWGDDGAIFHAYRIDFSCNIAEQKYSSFVLLLASKLDDDVGNIEVELYLLSKFVRAFVSSCGEIHLDSQQVAKAKCFQELIFNEETATERPLKINWMGIESCVSAVKFLKRNAWLNFQHPEAIKDKSFPPASGSVMTKFNSDIIHLANISAYADGLKEMVVVAIHTGRIYSILYAVAGTSAESPFEGDTDASYSSFADYYNKKYGIVLKYPEQPLLLLKQSHNSHNLLVDFRNEGASLKNKSKDLREKVVGKPQQHAHMPPELLVSTDIRTDVLKPFYLLPSLMHRMESLMLSSQLREEISSRAGHFEISSSLILEALTTLRCNETFSMERLELLGDSVLKYAVSCHLFLKYPKKHEGQLSSHRSRIVSNSALHKLGTNCKLQEYIRDCAFDPRRWTAPGQRSIWPSPCRHGLDSMEVPLDSKFFSEDAKLLLGKTCDRGHRWMGSKTISDCVEALIGAYYVGGGLTAALSLMKWLGVEAEVELSLIDDAIRVASLYSYAPKAEDIFILESKLGYIFSTKGLLLEAITHATEPDQGVRYCYQRLEFLGDAVLDILITLHLYENHKNVDPGDLTDLRSASVNNDNFAIAAVKRNLHSHLQHGSFYLESQISEFVKHVADMSTTVLTPDTKGPKVLGDLVESIAGAILIDSSLNLDKVWKVFKPLLSPIVTPDKLELPPSRELMELCDSLGYFIKEHFAADGDIVRAELKLQLEDVLLEAQGSGPNRKASKGMAALCLLKELELRGITSSKRRKTDTDNVDNSPSPRSDDNIRSQPDGEASGSATEKPKPPELQPDINGDLLKRACSARAHDSKTADVLVLPPVDMKKGGARNSLYALCKKLQWPMPAFDTMEQKSRTPIQIGDRTGFNSFKSQISLTIPDFGKIELIGEARADKKSSFDSAALVMLYELERRGKIIIGE, from the exons ATGGGATCCGCAGAGAAAGCAAAGCCAAACCCATTGAAGAGAAGCTTTGAGTCCTTGATTTCTTCGCAGAGTGAACCCATGGATTCAGAAGTTTCATTCATACCCAGAGA CTACCAATTGAAGGTTTATGAGGTGGCAATGAGGAGGAACACTATCGCAGTGCTGGAGACTGGGGCTGGAAAAACTATGATAGCAGTCATGATGATTAAAGAAATCGGGAAATCTTTGAAAAATGACAATGGTGGTAAAAAATTGATCGTTTTCTTGGCTCCCACTGTTCATCTTGTTCACCAG CAatataaggagataaaatCTCGCACAGAGCTTGATGTGGAGGAATACTATGGAGCTAGAGGGGTTGATGAATGGAGTGCCAAGAACTGGGAGAAGGAAATCAATGAGCATGAT GTTTTGGTCATGACTCctcaaattttattggatGCTTTGCGGAAGGCATACTTAAGTTTCACAGTATGTTGCTTTCTGATCCTGGATGAATGCCATCGAGCTACTGGAAACCATCCCTATGCAAGAATAATGAAG gaattttatcatatatctACAGAAAGACCCAAGATATTTGGGATGACTGCCTCCCCAGTGATCAGGAAAG GGGTGTCATGTGCTATAGACTCTGAGGAGCAAATACGGGAGCTTGAAACTCTGTTGGATTCCCAG GTTTATACAGTAGAGGACAGCATTGGTCTTGGGGAATGTATCCCATCAGCAACAATTACATGCAGATTTTATGATCCAATTCAACCTCCCAATTTGGAAATGAAAGTGAAATTAGAATCTTCATTTTCTAAG TTTGATGCCATTTTGCTTGACTTCCAAAAGTTGCTGCCAAGCCAGTACAAAGATACGGATGATATATACAAGTTGCTGCGGGATAGACTGGCCAATgatcattcaaaaattttattttgcctTGAAAATCTCGGGCTTCTGTGTGCTTATGAG GCTGTTAAAGTCTGCCTAGAAAATACTCCTAAGATTCAAGAAGAATGCCAGGTTTATAAGGAAAGTGTTGGGCAATACGAGAATTTTCTTCGGGAGGTTATGTCAATAATGGAAGGACCTGATG AGCAGAAGAAGCTTCTGGATGGTGTGCGTGGTGGATCAGATGCGTTAGCTACTGGCCAAATATCTTCAAAGCTACATGAACTCCTTGAAATTTTTAGATCATTTGG GAAAGAGACAGAGGTCCTTTGTATCATATTTGTTGAACGAATAATTGCTGCTAAAGTAATTGAAAGATTGATGAAGAAGACTACTGACTTGTCACATTTTAACGTATCATATTTGACTGGAAGTAACTCTTCTGCTGGTGGACTTACACCAAAAGTACAGactgaaattttgaaatcatttcGTCATGGAAAG GTCaatcttttgttttctacTGATGTGGTTGAGGAGGGAATTCATGTGGCCAAATGTTCCTCTGTAATTCGCTTTGATCTACCACAAACTGTTCGTAGTTATGTACAATCGAGGGGACGAGCTCGTCAGAAAGATTCTCAATACATCATCATGCTTGAAAG AGGAAACACAAAGCAAATAGATCACATGTCATACATTACTAGGAGCGagaattatatgaaaaatacaacCATGAAGAGAGACCCTGATGACCTTGTGGTAAAAGCTCCAGTTACCAATGAAGAACTTGCATATGTCTCAGAGTCGACTGGGGCATCAGTAACTGCCAGTTCCAGCCTAAGCCTTATACAAAGATATTGCCAAAAACTCCCTGGAGACAA GTACTTTATTCCGAAGCCAAAATTTGAGCAGTTGGTGGAAGGGAGCTTGTATAGGTGTAAACTGATTCTACCTCTTAATGCAGCTTTTCAGACTATCATTGGTCCTGAAGCTCGCAACTTTCATGTAGCTAAGCAGCTTGTTTGCTTGGATGCATGTAAGAAGTTGCATGTAATGGGGGCTCTTAACGATCATCTACTTCCCTCCAATGAAGACTCTTCACAGAATGATTCCACCTCAAACATCAAAGTATTAGCTTCTGGAGCAG GAACAACAAAGAGAAAGGAATTACATGGTTCCATTAGCATCCGCATGCTGTCCGGAACTTGGGGAGATGATGGTGCCATTTTTCATGCATACAGAATCGACTTTTCTTGCAACATTGCTGAACAAAAGTATTCCAGTTTTGTACTTTTATTGGCATCAAAGTTAGACGATGATGTGGGGAATATTGAAGTGGAGCTGTACTTGTTATCAAAGTTTGTCAGAGCTTTTGTTTCATCATGTGGGGAAATACATCTGGATTCTCAGCAG GTGGCAAAAGCAAAATGCTTTCAAGAACTGATATTTAATG AGGAAACAGCTACTGAGAGACCATTGAAGATTAATTGGATGGGAATTGAGTCTTGTGTTTCAGCAGTGAAGTTTCTGAAAAGGAATGCTTGGTTAAATTTTCAGCACCCTGAAGCAATAAAAGATAAGTCATTCCCTCCTGCAAGTGGTTCAGTTATGACTAAATTCAATAGCGATATCATTCACTTGGCCAATATATCTGCATATGCGGATGGCCTCAAGGAAATGGTGGTTGTAGCCATTCATACTGGCAGAATTTATTCGATTCTGTATGCTGTTGCTGGTACATCTGCAGAAAGCCCATTTGAAGGGGATACTGATGCGAGTTATTCATCCTTCGCagattattacaataaaaa GTATGGCATTGTTCTAAAGTATCCAGAGCAGCCTTTGTTGCTTCTGAAGCAAAGTCATAATTCGCACAATCTTCTTGTGGACTTTAGAAACGAAG GTGCTTCattaaagaataaatcaaAAGATCTTCGAGAAAAGGTTGTGGGAAAGCCACAACAACATGCCCACATGCCACCGGAGCTTCTAGTTAGCACTGATATCAGAACAGATGTCTTGAAGCCGTTCTACCTGCTACCTTCCCTAATGCACCGGATGGAGTCTCTTATGTTGTCCAGTCAGCTTAGGGAAGAAATTTCTAGTCGTGCTGGCCATTTCGAAATATCAAGCTCTTTA ATTTTGGAAGCTCTCACTACTCTAAGATGTAATGAAACTTTCTCCATGGAGCGATTGGAATTGCTTGGAGATTCAGTTTTAAAGTATGCTGTAAGCTGCCACCTCTTTCTTAAGTATCCCAAGAAGCATGAAGGACAATTGTCTTCTCATCGTTCCAGGATTGTTTCCAACTCAGCTCTCCATAAATTGGGAACCAATTGCAAGTTGCAG GAATACATAAGAGATTGTGCATTTGATCCACGGCGATGGACTGCTCCAGGACAGCGTTCCATATGGCCTTCTCCGTGCCGCCACGGATTGGATAGCATGGAAGTCCCGTTGGACAGCAAATTTTTCAGTGAAGACGCAAAACTATTGCTTGGAAAAACCTGTGATAGAGGTCACCGGTGGATGGGTTCCAAAACCATATCTGATTGCGTTGAAGCTCTAATTGGGGCGTACTATGTCGGTGGTGGATTGACTGCTGCCCTTAGTTTGATGAAGTGGCTTGGTGTGGAGGCTGAAGTTGAGCTTTCGTTGATAGATGATGCTATTAGAGTGGCTTCTCTATATTCTTATGCTCCAAAAGCTGAGGATATCTTCATTCTAGAGTCGAAGCTTGGGTATATATTCTCCACCAAAGGATTATTGCTTGAGGCCATTACACATGCAACTGAACCTGATCAAGGTGTTCGCTACTGTTACCAG CGGCTTGAATTTCTTGGTGATGCTGTGCTGGATATACTTATTACATTGCATCTTTATGAAAATCATAAGAATGTTGATCCAGGGGATTTGACAGACTTGCGTTCTGCATCTGTTAACAATGACAATTTTGCAATTGCTGCTGTGAAACGGAACCTTCACTCGCACCTTCAGCATGGCTCTTTCTATCTTGAAAGTCAAATATCAGAATTTGTTAAGCATGTAGCTGATATGAGCACCACGGTATTGACACCAGATACTAAAGGTCCCAAG GTACTTGGGGACTTGGTGGAAAGCATAGCCGGGGCAATACTAATTGATTCTAGTCTTAATTTGGATAAAGTTTGGAAAGTGTTTAAACCACTGTTATCACCGATTGTGACTCCTGATAAGCTCGAACTTCCTCCTTCACGTGAACTGATGGAATTATGCGACTCTCTCGGTTACTTCATCAAAGAGCATTTTGCTGCAGATGGAGATATCGTGCGAGCAGAACTTAAGCTACAGCTTGAAGATGTTCTCTTAGAAGCTCAGGGTTCTGGACCTAACAGGAAAGCTTCGAAGGGAATGGCAGCTCTTTGTTTACTGAAGGAATTAGAG TTGAGAGGGATTACATCTTCCAAACGGAGAAAAACTGATACAGATAATGTTGACAACTCGCCCTCCCCAAGGTCAGATGATAATATCCGCAGCCAGCCAGATGGTGAAGCTTCTGGATCAGCAACTGAAAAGCCGAAGCCACCTGAATTGCAGCCCGACATAAATGGAGATCTATTGAAGAGAGCTTGCTCTGCTAGAGCCCATGATTCGAAGACCGCTGACGTCCTAG TGCTGCCACCTGTTGACATGAAGAAAGGAGGTGCGCGGAATTCGCTCTACGCCCTCTGCAAGAAATTACAATGGCCAATGCCTGCTTTTGATACAATGGAGCAAAAATCTAG AACTCCCATTCAGATTGGTGACAGAACAGGGTTCAATAGTTTCAAGTCACAAATCAGCCTGACCATCCCTGATTTTGGTAAAATCGAACTCATTGGAGAGGCAAGAGCCGACAAGAAGAGCTCTTTCGATTCGGCTGCTCTTGTGATGCTGTACGAACTTGAGAGACGGGGAAAGATCATAATAGGCGAATGA
- the LOC105165919 gene encoding endoribonuclease Dicer homolog 3a isoform X1 produces the protein MGSAEKAKPNPLKRSFESLISSQSEPMDSEVSFIPRDYQLKVYEVAMRRNTIAVLETGAGKTMIAVMMIKEIGKSLKNDNGGKKLIVFLAPTVHLVHQQYKEIKSRTELDVEEYYGARGVDEWSAKNWEKEINEHDVLVMTPQILLDALRKAYLSFTVCCFLILDECHRATGNHPYARIMKEFYHISTERPKIFGMTASPVIRKGVSCAIDSEEQIRELETLLDSQVYTVEDSIGLGECIPSATITCRFYDPIQPPNLEMKVKLESSFSKFDAILLDFQKLLPSQYKDTDDIYKLLRDRLANDHSKILFCLENLGLLCAYEAVKVCLENTPKIQEECQVYKESVGQYENFLREVMSIMEGPDEQKKLLDGVRGGSDALATGQISSKLHELLEIFRSFGKETEVLCIIFVERIIAAKVIERLMKKTTDLSHFNVSYLTGSNSSAGGLTPKVQTEILKSFRHGKVNLLFSTDVVEEGIHVAKCSSVIRFDLPQTVRSYVQSRGRARQKDSQYIIMLERGNTKQIDHMSYITRSENYMKNTTMKRDPDDLVVKAPVTNEELAYVSESTGASVTASSSLSLIQRYCQKLPGDKYFIPKPKFEQLVEGSLYRCKLILPLNAAFQTIIGPEARNFHVAKQLVCLDACKKLHVMGALNDHLLPSNEDSSQNDSTSNIKVLASGAGTTKRKELHGSISIRMLSGTWGDDGAIFHAYRIDFSCNIAEQKYSSFVLLLASKLDDDVGNIEVELYLLSKFVRAFVSSCGEIHLDSQQVAKAKCFQELIFNGLFGKLFFKSSGVRKFLFQTEESLWDPSNMYLLLPLSEETATERPLKINWMGIESCVSAVKFLKRNAWLNFQHPEAIKDKSFPPASGSVMTKFNSDIIHLANISAYADGLKEMVVVAIHTGRIYSILYAVAGTSAESPFEGDTDASYSSFADYYNKKYGIVLKYPEQPLLLLKQSHNSHNLLVDFRNEGASLKNKSKDLREKVVGKPQQHAHMPPELLVSTDIRTDVLKPFYLLPSLMHRMESLMLSSQLREEISSRAGHFEISSSLILEALTTLRCNETFSMERLELLGDSVLKYAVSCHLFLKYPKKHEGQLSSHRSRIVSNSALHKLGTNCKLQEYIRDCAFDPRRWTAPGQRSIWPSPCRHGLDSMEVPLDSKFFSEDAKLLLGKTCDRGHRWMGSKTISDCVEALIGAYYVGGGLTAALSLMKWLGVEAEVELSLIDDAIRVASLYSYAPKAEDIFILESKLGYIFSTKGLLLEAITHATEPDQGVRYCYQRLEFLGDAVLDILITLHLYENHKNVDPGDLTDLRSASVNNDNFAIAAVKRNLHSHLQHGSFYLESQISEFVKHVADMSTTVLTPDTKGPKVLGDLVESIAGAILIDSSLNLDKVWKVFKPLLSPIVTPDKLELPPSRELMELCDSLGYFIKEHFAADGDIVRAELKLQLEDVLLEAQGSGPNRKASKGMAALCLLKELELRGITSSKRRKTDTDNVDNSPSPRSDDNIRSQPDGEASGSATEKPKPPELQPDINGDLLKRACSARAHDSKTADVLVLPPVDMKKGGARNSLYALCKKLQWPMPAFDTMEQKSRTPIQIGDRTGFNSFKSQISLTIPDFGKIELIGEARADKKSSFDSAALVMLYELERRGKIIIGE, from the exons ATGGGATCCGCAGAGAAAGCAAAGCCAAACCCATTGAAGAGAAGCTTTGAGTCCTTGATTTCTTCGCAGAGTGAACCCATGGATTCAGAAGTTTCATTCATACCCAGAGA CTACCAATTGAAGGTTTATGAGGTGGCAATGAGGAGGAACACTATCGCAGTGCTGGAGACTGGGGCTGGAAAAACTATGATAGCAGTCATGATGATTAAAGAAATCGGGAAATCTTTGAAAAATGACAATGGTGGTAAAAAATTGATCGTTTTCTTGGCTCCCACTGTTCATCTTGTTCACCAG CAatataaggagataaaatCTCGCACAGAGCTTGATGTGGAGGAATACTATGGAGCTAGAGGGGTTGATGAATGGAGTGCCAAGAACTGGGAGAAGGAAATCAATGAGCATGAT GTTTTGGTCATGACTCctcaaattttattggatGCTTTGCGGAAGGCATACTTAAGTTTCACAGTATGTTGCTTTCTGATCCTGGATGAATGCCATCGAGCTACTGGAAACCATCCCTATGCAAGAATAATGAAG gaattttatcatatatctACAGAAAGACCCAAGATATTTGGGATGACTGCCTCCCCAGTGATCAGGAAAG GGGTGTCATGTGCTATAGACTCTGAGGAGCAAATACGGGAGCTTGAAACTCTGTTGGATTCCCAG GTTTATACAGTAGAGGACAGCATTGGTCTTGGGGAATGTATCCCATCAGCAACAATTACATGCAGATTTTATGATCCAATTCAACCTCCCAATTTGGAAATGAAAGTGAAATTAGAATCTTCATTTTCTAAG TTTGATGCCATTTTGCTTGACTTCCAAAAGTTGCTGCCAAGCCAGTACAAAGATACGGATGATATATACAAGTTGCTGCGGGATAGACTGGCCAATgatcattcaaaaattttattttgcctTGAAAATCTCGGGCTTCTGTGTGCTTATGAG GCTGTTAAAGTCTGCCTAGAAAATACTCCTAAGATTCAAGAAGAATGCCAGGTTTATAAGGAAAGTGTTGGGCAATACGAGAATTTTCTTCGGGAGGTTATGTCAATAATGGAAGGACCTGATG AGCAGAAGAAGCTTCTGGATGGTGTGCGTGGTGGATCAGATGCGTTAGCTACTGGCCAAATATCTTCAAAGCTACATGAACTCCTTGAAATTTTTAGATCATTTGG GAAAGAGACAGAGGTCCTTTGTATCATATTTGTTGAACGAATAATTGCTGCTAAAGTAATTGAAAGATTGATGAAGAAGACTACTGACTTGTCACATTTTAACGTATCATATTTGACTGGAAGTAACTCTTCTGCTGGTGGACTTACACCAAAAGTACAGactgaaattttgaaatcatttcGTCATGGAAAG GTCaatcttttgttttctacTGATGTGGTTGAGGAGGGAATTCATGTGGCCAAATGTTCCTCTGTAATTCGCTTTGATCTACCACAAACTGTTCGTAGTTATGTACAATCGAGGGGACGAGCTCGTCAGAAAGATTCTCAATACATCATCATGCTTGAAAG AGGAAACACAAAGCAAATAGATCACATGTCATACATTACTAGGAGCGagaattatatgaaaaatacaacCATGAAGAGAGACCCTGATGACCTTGTGGTAAAAGCTCCAGTTACCAATGAAGAACTTGCATATGTCTCAGAGTCGACTGGGGCATCAGTAACTGCCAGTTCCAGCCTAAGCCTTATACAAAGATATTGCCAAAAACTCCCTGGAGACAA GTACTTTATTCCGAAGCCAAAATTTGAGCAGTTGGTGGAAGGGAGCTTGTATAGGTGTAAACTGATTCTACCTCTTAATGCAGCTTTTCAGACTATCATTGGTCCTGAAGCTCGCAACTTTCATGTAGCTAAGCAGCTTGTTTGCTTGGATGCATGTAAGAAGTTGCATGTAATGGGGGCTCTTAACGATCATCTACTTCCCTCCAATGAAGACTCTTCACAGAATGATTCCACCTCAAACATCAAAGTATTAGCTTCTGGAGCAG GAACAACAAAGAGAAAGGAATTACATGGTTCCATTAGCATCCGCATGCTGTCCGGAACTTGGGGAGATGATGGTGCCATTTTTCATGCATACAGAATCGACTTTTCTTGCAACATTGCTGAACAAAAGTATTCCAGTTTTGTACTTTTATTGGCATCAAAGTTAGACGATGATGTGGGGAATATTGAAGTGGAGCTGTACTTGTTATCAAAGTTTGTCAGAGCTTTTGTTTCATCATGTGGGGAAATACATCTGGATTCTCAGCAG GTGGCAAAAGCAAAATGCTTTCAAGAACTGATATTTAATGGTTTGTTTGGGAAATTGTTTTTCAAATCATCAGGAgtaagaaaatttttatttcaaacagAGGAATCATTATGGGATCCGTCAAATATGTATTTACTCTTACCCTTGTCAGAGGAAACAGCTACTGAGAGACCATTGAAGATTAATTGGATGGGAATTGAGTCTTGTGTTTCAGCAGTGAAGTTTCTGAAAAGGAATGCTTGGTTAAATTTTCAGCACCCTGAAGCAATAAAAGATAAGTCATTCCCTCCTGCAAGTGGTTCAGTTATGACTAAATTCAATAGCGATATCATTCACTTGGCCAATATATCTGCATATGCGGATGGCCTCAAGGAAATGGTGGTTGTAGCCATTCATACTGGCAGAATTTATTCGATTCTGTATGCTGTTGCTGGTACATCTGCAGAAAGCCCATTTGAAGGGGATACTGATGCGAGTTATTCATCCTTCGCagattattacaataaaaa GTATGGCATTGTTCTAAAGTATCCAGAGCAGCCTTTGTTGCTTCTGAAGCAAAGTCATAATTCGCACAATCTTCTTGTGGACTTTAGAAACGAAG GTGCTTCattaaagaataaatcaaAAGATCTTCGAGAAAAGGTTGTGGGAAAGCCACAACAACATGCCCACATGCCACCGGAGCTTCTAGTTAGCACTGATATCAGAACAGATGTCTTGAAGCCGTTCTACCTGCTACCTTCCCTAATGCACCGGATGGAGTCTCTTATGTTGTCCAGTCAGCTTAGGGAAGAAATTTCTAGTCGTGCTGGCCATTTCGAAATATCAAGCTCTTTA ATTTTGGAAGCTCTCACTACTCTAAGATGTAATGAAACTTTCTCCATGGAGCGATTGGAATTGCTTGGAGATTCAGTTTTAAAGTATGCTGTAAGCTGCCACCTCTTTCTTAAGTATCCCAAGAAGCATGAAGGACAATTGTCTTCTCATCGTTCCAGGATTGTTTCCAACTCAGCTCTCCATAAATTGGGAACCAATTGCAAGTTGCAG GAATACATAAGAGATTGTGCATTTGATCCACGGCGATGGACTGCTCCAGGACAGCGTTCCATATGGCCTTCTCCGTGCCGCCACGGATTGGATAGCATGGAAGTCCCGTTGGACAGCAAATTTTTCAGTGAAGACGCAAAACTATTGCTTGGAAAAACCTGTGATAGAGGTCACCGGTGGATGGGTTCCAAAACCATATCTGATTGCGTTGAAGCTCTAATTGGGGCGTACTATGTCGGTGGTGGATTGACTGCTGCCCTTAGTTTGATGAAGTGGCTTGGTGTGGAGGCTGAAGTTGAGCTTTCGTTGATAGATGATGCTATTAGAGTGGCTTCTCTATATTCTTATGCTCCAAAAGCTGAGGATATCTTCATTCTAGAGTCGAAGCTTGGGTATATATTCTCCACCAAAGGATTATTGCTTGAGGCCATTACACATGCAACTGAACCTGATCAAGGTGTTCGCTACTGTTACCAG CGGCTTGAATTTCTTGGTGATGCTGTGCTGGATATACTTATTACATTGCATCTTTATGAAAATCATAAGAATGTTGATCCAGGGGATTTGACAGACTTGCGTTCTGCATCTGTTAACAATGACAATTTTGCAATTGCTGCTGTGAAACGGAACCTTCACTCGCACCTTCAGCATGGCTCTTTCTATCTTGAAAGTCAAATATCAGAATTTGTTAAGCATGTAGCTGATATGAGCACCACGGTATTGACACCAGATACTAAAGGTCCCAAG GTACTTGGGGACTTGGTGGAAAGCATAGCCGGGGCAATACTAATTGATTCTAGTCTTAATTTGGATAAAGTTTGGAAAGTGTTTAAACCACTGTTATCACCGATTGTGACTCCTGATAAGCTCGAACTTCCTCCTTCACGTGAACTGATGGAATTATGCGACTCTCTCGGTTACTTCATCAAAGAGCATTTTGCTGCAGATGGAGATATCGTGCGAGCAGAACTTAAGCTACAGCTTGAAGATGTTCTCTTAGAAGCTCAGGGTTCTGGACCTAACAGGAAAGCTTCGAAGGGAATGGCAGCTCTTTGTTTACTGAAGGAATTAGAG TTGAGAGGGATTACATCTTCCAAACGGAGAAAAACTGATACAGATAATGTTGACAACTCGCCCTCCCCAAGGTCAGATGATAATATCCGCAGCCAGCCAGATGGTGAAGCTTCTGGATCAGCAACTGAAAAGCCGAAGCCACCTGAATTGCAGCCCGACATAAATGGAGATCTATTGAAGAGAGCTTGCTCTGCTAGAGCCCATGATTCGAAGACCGCTGACGTCCTAG TGCTGCCACCTGTTGACATGAAGAAAGGAGGTGCGCGGAATTCGCTCTACGCCCTCTGCAAGAAATTACAATGGCCAATGCCTGCTTTTGATACAATGGAGCAAAAATCTAG AACTCCCATTCAGATTGGTGACAGAACAGGGTTCAATAGTTTCAAGTCACAAATCAGCCTGACCATCCCTGATTTTGGTAAAATCGAACTCATTGGAGAGGCAAGAGCCGACAAGAAGAGCTCTTTCGATTCGGCTGCTCTTGTGATGCTGTACGAACTTGAGAGACGGGGAAAGATCATAATAGGCGAATGA